One Falsihalocynthiibacter arcticus DNA segment encodes these proteins:
- a CDS encoding ABC transporter ATP-binding protein: protein MTKPKTNDTQTPVIEIRNLHKSYGPLEVLKGVDILANRGDVVSLIGSSGSGKSTLLRCANLLEDSQSGDILFEGEPISWRGQGLGRHPADRAQVTRIRTNLSMVFQQFNLWAHMSILQNVMEAPVTVLGEDREAVELRARDLLAKVGIGDKCDAYPAQLSGGQQQRAAIARALCMQPKALLFDEPTSALDPELEQEVVKVIKDLANEGRTMILVTHDMRLANDVSDHVVFLHQGIIEEQGPPSTLFTAPKTARLQQFLSATVSA, encoded by the coding sequence GTGACAAAACCTAAAACAAACGACACACAAACTCCTGTGATAGAAATCCGCAACCTGCATAAATCCTATGGGCCGCTGGAAGTCCTTAAGGGTGTGGACATCTTGGCGAACCGTGGGGATGTTGTGTCGCTGATTGGCTCTTCTGGGTCAGGAAAGTCTACCCTTTTACGGTGTGCGAACCTGTTAGAAGATAGCCAGAGTGGGGATATCCTTTTTGAAGGCGAGCCTATTTCTTGGCGCGGCCAAGGTTTGGGGCGTCACCCCGCTGACCGCGCACAGGTCACGCGCATTCGCACCAATCTGTCGATGGTTTTTCAACAGTTCAATCTGTGGGCGCATATGAGCATCCTGCAAAACGTGATGGAAGCCCCTGTTACCGTCCTCGGAGAGGACCGTGAGGCGGTTGAGTTGCGCGCGCGCGACCTGTTGGCAAAAGTGGGGATTGGCGACAAATGTGATGCCTATCCTGCGCAACTTTCTGGTGGTCAGCAACAACGCGCCGCCATCGCGCGTGCGTTGTGTATGCAGCCCAAAGCCCTCCTGTTCGACGAGCCGACAAGTGCCCTTGATCCAGAGCTGGAGCAAGAAGTTGTAAAAGTCATCAAAGACTTGGCAAACGAAGGCCGCACGATGATATTGGTTACGCACGACATGCGGTTGGCGAATGATGTTTCGGACCACGTCGTGTTTTTGCATCAGGGAATCATCGAAGAGCAAGGCCCGCCGTCGACCCTTTTCACCGCTCCTAAAACCGCTCGTTTGCAACAATTTCTCAGCGCAACGGTGAGTGCATAA
- a CDS encoding ABC transporter permease: protein MSCLETIQNYGLRSIGYGERLLPKTDFTLCDQFTLIGSGMIWNIYFGVLALIFGFFAATAVAMGKSSHRWILRRPAEIFIFIFRGSPLFIQFFLAYETFVLLPKLGIDLNLGFVEITLETRMLTKAWLGALLVLFLNTTAYTAEIFYGALNSIPKGEIEAADAYGLTGWKKFRRVIFPTMLRLSWPAYTNEAIFLFHATTLVYFSGFPAWQQRGDALYYASYFADKTFNPFVPYPILAMYYVLLTFVVIGIYGAISKYLNRHLPQEARRKFQFRPQIIR, encoded by the coding sequence ATGAGTTGCCTCGAAACCATCCAAAACTACGGCCTGCGCTCCATCGGCTATGGCGAGCGGCTTCTGCCCAAAACCGACTTCACCCTGTGTGATCAATTCACATTGATTGGCTCGGGTATGATCTGGAACATCTATTTCGGCGTCCTCGCCCTCATCTTTGGCTTCTTTGCCGCCACAGCCGTGGCCATGGGCAAAAGCTCACATCGCTGGATTCTGCGCCGCCCCGCCGAGATTTTCATCTTTATCTTTCGCGGCTCGCCCCTGTTTATTCAGTTCTTCTTGGCGTATGAAACCTTCGTTCTCCTGCCCAAACTCGGCATCGATCTCAACCTAGGATTCGTCGAAATTACGCTGGAAACCCGCATGTTAACAAAGGCTTGGCTCGGGGCATTGCTGGTGCTTTTCCTCAACACAACGGCCTATACTGCGGAAATCTTCTATGGTGCGCTGAACTCTATTCCCAAGGGGGAAATCGAAGCTGCCGATGCCTACGGTTTAACCGGTTGGAAGAAATTCCGGCGGGTGATTTTCCCCACCATGCTGCGCCTCTCGTGGCCCGCTTACACCAACGAGGCGATCTTCCTCTTCCACGCCACAACCTTAGTCTATTTCTCGGGCTTTCCGGCATGGCAGCAACGCGGCGATGCGCTGTATTACGCCAGTTATTTTGCGGACAAAACGTTTAACCCGTTCGTCCCTTATCCGATCCTTGCCATGTACTACGTGCTTTTGACGTTTGTTGTGATTGGGATTTATGGGGCTATCAGTAAATATCTCAATCGGCATTTACCGCAAGAAGCCCGTCGCAAATTTCAG
- the secG gene encoding preprotein translocase subunit SecG has protein sequence MENIVLVIHLLLALSLIGIVLIQRSEGGGLGIGGGGNGGTSGRSGGTALGKVTWVLAGGFIMTSITLTVIAAQNAGAGSVLDRVGGKAPAPIEAPASSLGEGDALLPPSSGDETLTPPAAE, from the coding sequence ATGGAAAATATCGTTCTTGTCATCCACCTACTTCTTGCGTTGTCATTGATCGGCATCGTTCTAATCCAACGTTCCGAAGGGGGCGGCTTGGGTATTGGCGGTGGCGGCAACGGAGGCACCTCGGGGCGCTCTGGCGGGACGGCTCTTGGCAAAGTCACTTGGGTTTTGGCGGGCGGATTCATCATGACGTCGATCACCTTGACTGTAATTGCAGCACAAAATGCTGGTGCAGGGTCGGTTTTGGATCGCGTTGGTGGAAAGGCCCCTGCGCCGATTGAAGCTCCGGCTTCCTCACTTGGTGAAGGTGATGCTTTGCTGCCGCCGTCATCTGGCGACGAAACGCTTACACCCCCCGCCGCCGAATAA
- a CDS encoding transporter substrate-binding domain-containing protein, with protein MKNILLSTAALVFTTSVAFADTVRMGTEGAYPPYNFVNDNGDLDGYEIVLGNELCKRAELTCEWVQNDWDSIITNLNSGNYDTIIAGMSITDERKEVIDFSQNYTPPAASAYLALSEDVDLTSAVVAAQAATIQAGYIAESGAILVEFATPDETVAAVKNGEADAVFADGDYLYPIAAESGGEMLIVGEPIGLGGGIGIGMRKSDTELKAKFNTAIDSMKADGTLNALITEWFGADAQVF; from the coding sequence ATGAAAAATATCCTTCTTTCGACCGCAGCTTTAGTTTTTACAACGAGCGTTGCCTTCGCTGACACCGTTCGCATGGGCACAGAGGGTGCCTACCCTCCCTACAACTTCGTCAACGATAATGGCGATCTCGACGGATATGAAATCGTCTTGGGCAATGAACTCTGCAAACGCGCAGAATTGACATGTGAATGGGTCCAAAACGATTGGGACAGCATCATCACAAACCTCAACTCCGGCAACTACGACACAATTATTGCAGGCATGTCCATCACGGACGAGCGCAAAGAAGTCATTGATTTCTCGCAAAACTACACGCCACCAGCGGCTTCCGCCTACCTTGCATTGTCCGAAGACGTTGACCTAACTTCTGCTGTTGTGGCCGCACAAGCTGCTACTATCCAAGCGGGTTACATTGCTGAATCCGGTGCAATCTTGGTTGAGTTCGCAACCCCAGACGAAACCGTTGCTGCGGTTAAAAATGGCGAAGCGGACGCAGTCTTTGCCGACGGCGATTATCTATATCCAATTGCGGCCGAAAGCGGTGGCGAAATGCTCATCGTTGGCGAACCCATCGGATTGGGTGGCGGCATCGGCATCGGCATGCGCAAAAGCGACACAGAACTCAAAGCAAAATTCAACACAGCCATCGATTCGATGAAAGCTGACGGCACGTTGAACGCTTTAATCACTGAATGGTTCGGCGCAGACGCCCAAGTATTCTAA
- a CDS encoding TerB family tellurite resistance protein, producing the protein MIDKLFSLFAPEAEPQKLDDRIAIAGLLVRIARTDGDYSHAEITRIDRILAKRYGLTPEQTTELRQEAEVFEKSAPDTVRFTRSIKDSVPHDEREAVIEALWEVVLADGVRNTYEDTLMRLLANLLGITDMDSARCRQRVLSNQ; encoded by the coding sequence ATGATTGATAAACTTTTTTCTCTTTTTGCCCCTGAAGCAGAACCACAAAAACTCGACGACCGCATCGCAATTGCGGGATTGCTTGTGCGCATAGCACGCACCGATGGCGATTATTCCCACGCAGAAATCACCCGCATCGACCGTATTTTGGCAAAACGCTACGGACTCACCCCCGAGCAAACCACCGAGTTGCGTCAGGAAGCCGAAGTCTTTGAGAAGTCGGCCCCCGACACCGTCCGCTTTACCCGCTCGATCAAGGATTCGGTGCCACACGACGAGCGCGAGGCCGTTATCGAGGCTCTATGGGAAGTGGTTTTGGCCGATGGTGTCCGCAATACATACGAAGACACACTCATGCGTTTGCTCGCAAACCTACTGGGTATCACGGACATGGACAGTGCGCGCTGTCGTCAACGTGTTTTATCCAATCAATAA
- a CDS encoding DUF1330 domain-containing protein gives MTDSLKGYWIAHVDVGDPDGYKSYVAANGVAFAKFNGRFLVRGTPQEVVEGHVKSRTIVIEFPSLEAAKACYNCDEYQAAKALRAPVSDCDLTIIEGWLG, from the coding sequence ATGACAGACAGTCTCAAAGGATACTGGATCGCGCATGTAGATGTGGGCGATCCGGACGGTTACAAATCCTATGTCGCGGCGAACGGCGTTGCCTTTGCTAAATTTAACGGTCGTTTTTTGGTACGCGGCACCCCTCAAGAGGTCGTCGAAGGCCATGTTAAATCGCGCACAATTGTAATCGAGTTTCCCAGTTTGGAAGCGGCGAAGGCCTGTTATAACTGCGATGAATATCAAGCGGCAAAAGCCTTACGAGCACCTGTGTCAGACTGCGACCTAACGATCATCGAAGGCTGGCTTGGCTAA
- a CDS encoding CTP synthase: MARYIFITGGVVSSLGKGLASAALGALLQGRGYTVRLRKLDPYLNVDPGTMSPFEHGEVFVTDDGAETDLDLGHYERFTGVAARNTDSISSGRVYSTVLEKERRGDYLGKTIQVIPHVTNEIKEFLHIGENEVDFMLCEIGGTVGDIEGLPFFEAIRQFAQDKPRGECIFMHLTLLPYLAASGELKTKPTQHSVKELRSIGIAPDVLVCRSEQPIPEKEREKIGLFCNVRKDKVIAAYDLKSIYEAPLAYHREGLDTAVLDAFGIDPAPALDLTRWVDVADRAFNPEGEVKIAIVGKYTQLEDAYKSIAEALVHGGMANRVKVKIEWVDAEIFDTTDAAPYLEGFHAILVPGGFGERGTEGKIKAAEFARTRKIPYLGICLGMQMAVIEAARNVAHLTDAGSEEFDQESGEKRFTPVVYHLKEWVQGNHKIARRLSDDKGGTMRLGAYTATLKEGSKVAEVYGTTSIEERHRHRYEVDVRYREQLEAVGLQFSGMSPDGKLPEIVEWKDHPWFIGVQYHPELKSKPFAPHPLFQGFVKAAKDNSRLV; this comes from the coding sequence ATGGCTCGTTATATTTTCATTACTGGTGGCGTTGTGTCTTCACTTGGCAAGGGTTTGGCTTCGGCGGCTCTTGGTGCTTTGTTGCAAGGCCGTGGTTATACTGTTCGCCTACGTAAGCTCGACCCTTACCTCAACGTAGACCCCGGAACCATGAGCCCATTTGAGCATGGCGAAGTTTTTGTGACCGATGATGGCGCCGAAACGGACCTTGATTTGGGCCACTACGAACGCTTCACCGGCGTGGCCGCACGCAACACAGATTCCATCTCTTCTGGGCGTGTTTATTCCACAGTGTTGGAAAAAGAACGCCGCGGCGATTATTTGGGTAAAACCATTCAGGTTATCCCGCACGTAACCAATGAGATCAAAGAATTCCTACATATTGGCGAGAATGAAGTCGATTTCATGCTTTGCGAAATTGGTGGCACTGTGGGCGACATCGAAGGCTTGCCCTTCTTTGAAGCAATCCGTCAATTCGCCCAAGACAAGCCGCGCGGCGAGTGTATTTTCATGCACCTCACCCTGTTGCCGTACCTTGCCGCGTCGGGCGAGCTGAAAACCAAACCCACGCAACACAGCGTCAAAGAATTGCGCAGCATCGGGATCGCCCCAGACGTGCTTGTCTGTCGTTCCGAACAACCCATCCCAGAAAAAGAGCGCGAAAAAATCGGTCTTTTCTGTAACGTCCGCAAAGACAAAGTGATTGCGGCATACGACCTCAAATCGATCTACGAAGCCCCCCTCGCCTACCACCGCGAAGGCCTCGACACGGCGGTCCTTGATGCTTTTGGCATCGACCCCGCACCAGCGCTCGACCTCACCCGCTGGGTTGATGTCGCAGACCGCGCCTTCAACCCCGAAGGCGAAGTGAAAATCGCGATTGTCGGCAAATACACCCAACTTGAGGACGCATATAAATCCATCGCCGAAGCTCTTGTACATGGTGGCATGGCCAACCGCGTGAAGGTGAAAATCGAGTGGGTCGATGCCGAGATTTTCGACACAACCGACGCCGCCCCCTACCTAGAAGGGTTTCATGCGATCCTCGTTCCCGGTGGCTTTGGCGAACGTGGAACCGAAGGCAAAATCAAAGCGGCCGAATTTGCACGCACCCGTAAAATCCCCTATCTCGGGATCTGTTTGGGCATGCAAATGGCGGTCATTGAAGCTGCACGCAATGTGGCCCACCTCACCGATGCGGGTTCCGAAGAATTCGACCAAGAATCCGGTGAAAAACGTTTCACTCCTGTAGTTTACCACCTCAAAGAATGGGTACAGGGCAACCATAAAATCGCGCGCAGACTGTCTGACGACAAAGGCGGCACAATGCGATTGGGCGCCTACACGGCCACTTTGAAAGAAGGCTCCAAAGTCGCAGAAGTCTATGGCACGACCAGCATCGAGGAGCGCCATCGTCACCGCTATGAAGTTGACGTGCGCTACCGTGAGCAATTGGAAGCCGTTGGCCTTCAGTTCTCGGGCATGAGCCCAGATGGGAAACTCCCCGAAATCGTCGAGTGGAAAGATCACCCGTGGTTCATCGGCGTGCAATATCACCCCGAACTAAAATCCAAGCCCTTCGCGCCGCACCCGCTTTTTCAAGGTTTCGTAAAAGCTGCCAAGGACAATTCGCGTCTGGTCTAA